A stretch of the Lolium perenne isolate Kyuss_39 chromosome 3, Kyuss_2.0, whole genome shotgun sequence genome encodes the following:
- the LOC127345269 gene encoding protein terminal ear1 homolog isoform X2, with amino-acid sequence MERGAGSGIGGMPGAPQNILDAGAQEYYPAIAAAYPFPPLQHQQLCCPPVTYPVMPPPAPMQMPMPMAMPMPMPPPQTVAISQQFGIPMPAATATASVDGPPSRAVVLSLLPPHTPEAEVARAMAPFGDVRAVDSLALASEGVATVHFFDLRAAERAVTAVREQHMRRQCLLSQHYAAMGAWPPQQQPPPPPVDWPQDDGLGLGLVLGQAVWANFAAGCSLPDGGPNGGSLIVLNCLPDVSLSELRQAFQAYGDLKDVREPAHRSSHKFLDFFDSRDAARALAELNGRDFFGHRLLLEYTRPSIPGVRGRAHVPQRPMAPTPPRLQSTWRPLPAPAKPPPPAPAPPSSGAGKAREGVVLLRRSSPKSSASDPSKGGNNAGTSQERKGKRGKNITIVVNATSASPSESPSPALASGKQPCTKAVGRSGSWRGPKGWRHGWETRYEFKQPDADNNVATAGAATDSSTQEPETRTTVMIRNIPNKYSQKLLLNMLDNHCIEYNKKIEAGGGEGEFEGQPFSSYDFLYLPIDFSNKCNVGYGFVNLTSPEAAVRLYKAFHKQPWEVYNSRKICQVTYARLQGLEALKEHFKNSKFPCDNDEYLPVVFSPPRDGRQLTEPELLVPRTPVSSSSSSLPANVDPLALELMAPPSSSGDGASSTMSTHADEDVRGGDGSNDDDDDGLGEELQRLGYTD; translated from the exons ATGGAGAGAGGAGCAGGGAGTGGCATCGGGGGCATGCCGGGCGCTCCCCAGAACATCCTGGACGCCGGAGCTCAGGAATACTAccccgccatcgccgccgcctaCCCGTTCCCGCCGCTTCAGCACCAGCAGCTCTGCTGCCCTCCAGTGACCTACCCGGTCATGCCACCACCCGCTCCGATGCAGATGCCGATGCCTATGGCCATGCCCATGCCCATGCCGCCGCCGCAGACCGTCGCGATTTCGCAGCAATTCGGGATCCCCATGCCGGCGGCTACCGCGACGGCGTCGGTCGACGGACCGCCGAGCCGCGCCGTCGTCCTCAGCCTCCTGCCGCCGCACACGCCGGAGGCCGAGGTGGCGCGCGCGATGGCGCCCTTCGGCGACGTGCGCGCCGTGGACTCGCTGGCCCTGGCGTCCGAGGGCGTGGCCACCGTGCACTTCTTCGACCTCCGCGCAGCCGAGCGCGCTGTCACCGCCGTGCGGGAGCAGCACATGCGGAGGCAGTGCCTCCTCAGCCAGCACTACGCCGCCATGGGCGCCTGGCCTCCCcagcagcagccgccgccgccgcccgtggACTGGCCCCAAGACGACGGCCTCGGCCTCGGCCTCGTCCTTGGCCAGGCCGTCTGGGCCAACTTCGCCGCCGGCTGCTCCCTGCCGGACGGCGGCCCCAACGGCGGCTCCCTCATCGTGCTCAATTGCCTCCCGGACGTCTCCCTTTCCGAGCTCCGCCAGGCCTTCCAAGCCTACG GTGACTTGAAGGATGTGAGGGAGCCGGCGCATCGGTCCAGCCACAAGTTCTTGGACTTCTTCGACTCGCGCGACGCCGCTCGCGCGCTCGCTGAGCTCAACGGCCGGGACTTCTTCGGCCACCGGCTCCTCCTCGAGTACACGCGCCCATCCATCCCCGGTGTCCGCGG GCGCGCGCACGTGCCGCAGCGGCCCATGGCCCCGACGCCGCCGAGGCTACAATCAACGTGGCGTCCCTTGCCGGCTCCGGCTAAACCGCCCcctccggcgccggcgccgccgtcGTCCGGCGCAGGCAAAGCGAGGGAAGGGGTGGTGCTACTGAGGAGGAGCTCCCCTAAGTCCAGTGCGAGcgatccgtccaagggtggcaacAATGCCGGCACGAGCCAAGAACGGAAGGGCAAACGCGGGAAGAACATCACCATTGTCGTCAACGCAACGTCGGCTTCGCCTTCCGAGTCGCCGTCGCCGGCGTTGGCGTCCGGCAAGCAGCCGTGCACGAAAGCAGTCGGCCGCTCAGGGAGCTGGCGAGGCCCCAAGGGCTGGAGACACGGCTGGGAGACGCGCTACGAGTTCAAACAGCCCGACGCCGACAACAACGTCGCCACTGCCGGAGCAGCCACCGACAGCAGCACGCAGGAACCGGAGACGCGGACCACCGTGATGATCAGGAACATACCGAACAAGTACAG CCAGAAGCTGCTGCTGAACATGCTGGACAACCACTGCATCGAATACAACAAGAAGATCGAGGCCGGCGGAGGCGAAGGCGAGTTTGAGGGCCAGCCTTTCTCCTCCTACGATTTCCTCTACCTCCCCATAGATTTCAG CAACAAGTGCAATGTGGGGTACGGGTTCGTGAACTTGACCTCGCCGGAGGCAGCCGTGCGGCTGTACAAGGCGTTCCACAAGCAGCCATGGGAGGTGTATAACTCGCGCAAGATCTGCCAAGTTACATATGCACGCTTGCAG GGCCTGGAGGCGCTCAAGGAGCACTTCAAGAACTCCAAGTTCCCCTGCGACAACGACGAGTACCTGCCCGTGGTCTTCTCGCCGCCGCGCGACGGCCGGCAGCTCACCGAGCCGGAGCTCCTCGTCCCCCGCACGCCggtctcgtcgtcgtcctcgtcgctgccTGCCAACGTAGATCCACTGGCGCTAGAGCTCATGGCGCcaccctcgtcttccggcgacggCGCGTCCTCCACAATGTCCACCCACGCCGACGAGGACGTCCGCGGCGGCGACGGCAGcaacgatgatgacgacgacgggcTCGGCGAGGAGCTACAGCGCCTAGGCTACACCGACTAG
- the LOC127345269 gene encoding protein terminal ear1 homolog isoform X1 yields the protein MERGAGSGIGGMPGAPQNILDAGAQEYYPAIAAAYPFPPLQHQQLCCPPVTYPVMPPPAPMQMPMPMAMPMPMPPPQTVAISQQFGIPMPAATATASVDGPPSRAVVLSLLPPHTPEAEVARAMAPFGDVRAVDSLALASEGVATVHFFDLRAAERAVTAVREQHMRRQCLLSQHYAAMGAWPPQQQPPPPPVDWPQDDGLGLGLVLGQAVWANFAAGCSLPDGGPNGGSLIVLNCLPDVSLSELRQAFQAYGDLKDVREPAHRSSHKFLDFFDSRDAARALAELNGRDFFGHRLLLEYTRPSIPGVRGRAHVPQRPMAPTPPRLQSTWRPLPAPAKPPPPAPAPPSSGAGKAREGVVLLRRSSPKSSASDPSKGGNNAGTSQERKGKRGKNITIVVNATSASPSESPSPALASGKQPCTKAVGRSGSWRGPKGWRHGWETRYEFKQPDADNNVATAGAATDSSTQEPETRTTVMIRNIPNKYRSQKLLLNMLDNHCIEYNKKIEAGGGEGEFEGQPFSSYDFLYLPIDFSNKCNVGYGFVNLTSPEAAVRLYKAFHKQPWEVYNSRKICQVTYARLQGLEALKEHFKNSKFPCDNDEYLPVVFSPPRDGRQLTEPELLVPRTPVSSSSSSLPANVDPLALELMAPPSSSGDGASSTMSTHADEDVRGGDGSNDDDDDGLGEELQRLGYTD from the exons ATGGAGAGAGGAGCAGGGAGTGGCATCGGGGGCATGCCGGGCGCTCCCCAGAACATCCTGGACGCCGGAGCTCAGGAATACTAccccgccatcgccgccgcctaCCCGTTCCCGCCGCTTCAGCACCAGCAGCTCTGCTGCCCTCCAGTGACCTACCCGGTCATGCCACCACCCGCTCCGATGCAGATGCCGATGCCTATGGCCATGCCCATGCCCATGCCGCCGCCGCAGACCGTCGCGATTTCGCAGCAATTCGGGATCCCCATGCCGGCGGCTACCGCGACGGCGTCGGTCGACGGACCGCCGAGCCGCGCCGTCGTCCTCAGCCTCCTGCCGCCGCACACGCCGGAGGCCGAGGTGGCGCGCGCGATGGCGCCCTTCGGCGACGTGCGCGCCGTGGACTCGCTGGCCCTGGCGTCCGAGGGCGTGGCCACCGTGCACTTCTTCGACCTCCGCGCAGCCGAGCGCGCTGTCACCGCCGTGCGGGAGCAGCACATGCGGAGGCAGTGCCTCCTCAGCCAGCACTACGCCGCCATGGGCGCCTGGCCTCCCcagcagcagccgccgccgccgcccgtggACTGGCCCCAAGACGACGGCCTCGGCCTCGGCCTCGTCCTTGGCCAGGCCGTCTGGGCCAACTTCGCCGCCGGCTGCTCCCTGCCGGACGGCGGCCCCAACGGCGGCTCCCTCATCGTGCTCAATTGCCTCCCGGACGTCTCCCTTTCCGAGCTCCGCCAGGCCTTCCAAGCCTACG GTGACTTGAAGGATGTGAGGGAGCCGGCGCATCGGTCCAGCCACAAGTTCTTGGACTTCTTCGACTCGCGCGACGCCGCTCGCGCGCTCGCTGAGCTCAACGGCCGGGACTTCTTCGGCCACCGGCTCCTCCTCGAGTACACGCGCCCATCCATCCCCGGTGTCCGCGG GCGCGCGCACGTGCCGCAGCGGCCCATGGCCCCGACGCCGCCGAGGCTACAATCAACGTGGCGTCCCTTGCCGGCTCCGGCTAAACCGCCCcctccggcgccggcgccgccgtcGTCCGGCGCAGGCAAAGCGAGGGAAGGGGTGGTGCTACTGAGGAGGAGCTCCCCTAAGTCCAGTGCGAGcgatccgtccaagggtggcaacAATGCCGGCACGAGCCAAGAACGGAAGGGCAAACGCGGGAAGAACATCACCATTGTCGTCAACGCAACGTCGGCTTCGCCTTCCGAGTCGCCGTCGCCGGCGTTGGCGTCCGGCAAGCAGCCGTGCACGAAAGCAGTCGGCCGCTCAGGGAGCTGGCGAGGCCCCAAGGGCTGGAGACACGGCTGGGAGACGCGCTACGAGTTCAAACAGCCCGACGCCGACAACAACGTCGCCACTGCCGGAGCAGCCACCGACAGCAGCACGCAGGAACCGGAGACGCGGACCACCGTGATGATCAGGAACATACCGAACAAGTACAGGTC CCAGAAGCTGCTGCTGAACATGCTGGACAACCACTGCATCGAATACAACAAGAAGATCGAGGCCGGCGGAGGCGAAGGCGAGTTTGAGGGCCAGCCTTTCTCCTCCTACGATTTCCTCTACCTCCCCATAGATTTCAG CAACAAGTGCAATGTGGGGTACGGGTTCGTGAACTTGACCTCGCCGGAGGCAGCCGTGCGGCTGTACAAGGCGTTCCACAAGCAGCCATGGGAGGTGTATAACTCGCGCAAGATCTGCCAAGTTACATATGCACGCTTGCAG GGCCTGGAGGCGCTCAAGGAGCACTTCAAGAACTCCAAGTTCCCCTGCGACAACGACGAGTACCTGCCCGTGGTCTTCTCGCCGCCGCGCGACGGCCGGCAGCTCACCGAGCCGGAGCTCCTCGTCCCCCGCACGCCggtctcgtcgtcgtcctcgtcgctgccTGCCAACGTAGATCCACTGGCGCTAGAGCTCATGGCGCcaccctcgtcttccggcgacggCGCGTCCTCCACAATGTCCACCCACGCCGACGAGGACGTCCGCGGCGGCGACGGCAGcaacgatgatgacgacgacgggcTCGGCGAGGAGCTACAGCGCCTAGGCTACACCGACTAG